A window of the Helianthus annuus cultivar XRQ/B chromosome 4, HanXRQr2.0-SUNRISE, whole genome shotgun sequence genome harbors these coding sequences:
- the LOC110935989 gene encoding serine/threonine-protein kinase STY13, with the protein MTETNNDGFVRADQIDLKSLDEQLERHLNRAWTMEKNKKNRPEFEDSATAAAAASAVKLPANDGAGSSTERQEWEIDPSKLLIKGVLARGTFGSVHRGVYDGVDVAVKLLDWGEEGHRTEAEIQSLRAAFTQEVAVWHKLDHPNVTKFIGATMGSSELNIQTENGQIGMPSNICCVVVEYLPGGALKNYLIKNRRKKLAFKVVVQMALDLARGLSYLHSQKIVHRDVKTENMLLDKSRTIKIADFGVARVEASNPNDMTGETGTLGYMAPEVLNGNPYNRKCDVYSFGICLWEIYCCDMPYPDLSFSEVTSAVVRQNLRPEIPRCCPSSLANVMKRCWDANPDKRPEMDEVVMMLEAIDTSKGGGMIPGDQPQGCLCFRKHRGP; encoded by the exons ATGACGGAAACCAACAACGACGGATTCGTACGAGCAGATCAAATCGATCTAAAATCCTTAGACGAACAACTCGAACGACACCTCAATCGCGCCTGGACAATGGAAAAGAACAAGAAAAACCGGCCGGAGTTCGAAGACtccgccaccgccgccgccgcagCTTCCGCCGTGAAACTACCGGCGAATGACGGTGCAGGTTCGAGTACGGAGCGGCAGGAGTGGGAGATCGATCCTTCTAAGCTGTTGATTAAAGGTGTTCTTGCTCGTGGTACGTTTGGTTCCGTTCACCGCGGGGTTTACGACGGTGTTGATGTCGCCG TGAAACTGCTCGACTGGGGCGAAGAGGGTCACCGGACCGAAGCCGAAATACAATCTTTAAGGGCGGCGTTTACGCAAGAAGTGGCGGTTTGGCATAAGCTTGATCATCCTAATGTCACAAAG TTCATCGGTGCAACAATGGGTTCGTCGGAGCTAAATATACAAACCGAAAACGGTCAAATCGGTATGCCAAGTAACATTTGTTGTGTTGTTGTGGAATATCTTCCGGGGGGTGCCTTGAAGAATTACCTTATAAAAAACAGAAGAAAGAAGCTAGCTTTCAAAGTGGTTGTTCAAATGGCACTTGATCTTGCAAGAGG ATTGAGCTACCTGCACTCTCAAAAGATTGTACACAGAGATGTGAAAACTGAAAACATGCTATTGGACAAAAGTAGAACTATTAAAATAGCTGATTTTGGAGTTGCTCGAGTTGAAGCCTCGAACCCTAATGACATGACGGGTGAAACCGGGACTCTTGGATATATGGCCCCCGAG GTTCTAAATGGTAATCCGTACAATAGGAAATGTGACGTTTATAGttttgggatatgtttgtgggaAATATATTGTTGTGATATGCCGTATCCCGATCTTAGTTTCTCAGAAGTCACTTCAGCCGTCGTTCGCCAG AATCTGAGGCCCGAAATACCAAGATGTTGCCCGAGTTCTCTTGCCAATGTCATGAAACGATGTTGGGATGCAAACCCTGACAAACGGCCCGAGATGGATGAAGTTGTGATGATGTTGGAGGCCATTGACACATCAAAAGGCGGAGGGATGATCCCCGGCGATCAACCTCAGGGTTGTCTGTGTTTCCGTAAGCATCGAGGTCCATGA